GTCGGTTTTGACCGTGATATATTGACCAGCCGTTAAATTCAATTGCTCTAAATCTATATGTTGGCTTTTATCCACTGACTCGTCATTTATAGGAACTACGGTAAAAGCAGCAATATCTTGTGCAGCGGCAGTCTTTGCCACCACTTCAAAAGGTACAAAACCTTCCCACATCGCCTGCTCATACATATCTGCTTCTAGCTGAATAAAAACGTCGGCAATCTCATCATAAGCCTGAGTCCAAGCATCGATAATATCATCGTTGGCCGCCTCCCCTAGTACTTCTTTGATAGCGCCCAGTAGATGCTTACCAACGATAGGATAATGCTCAGGCAGGATTTGTAAGGCGCGATGCTTATGACTGATTTGGGTTACTTGTGGCAATAAAGCTTCTAAATTTTCAAGATGCTTGGCGGCGGCTAGAACCGTAGTGGCTAGTGCGGTTTGTTGACGACCTAGTTTTTGGTTAGTTTCGTTAAAGATGTCGAGCAATTCTGGATGCTCATTAAACATATTTTGATAAAAGACGGTAGTAATGGCAGTCCCATGCTCTTCAAGCACAGGAACGGTTGCAGTTACAATCTCTATAGTTTTTGGTGAAGCCATTATGTTTCCTTAGTGAACTGAGTATTGGTTAGTTAGTGATTAAACGATTCTCATAAGATTCATTTAAAATGAACCTTATGATATCGCTGTTAAATCGCCAATGCTGTATCACTATTGTGACGGTTTCTATTGCCTTTATTTCTATTGAGACTTCTTCTGTCTTACGATCTGATAACGACGCCCTAAGTACCATACTGGAGCACTGATGATATGGATCAAGCGCGTAAACGGGAAGATCATAATCAAGGTAATACCTAATGCCATATGGATTTGATAAATTAGATCGGCCTGTTCAATACGGGCAGCGGCTTGGATAGGTCTTAACACCGTAATGTCCTGGGCCCAACCGGCGTAGTTCATCATCGTCAGACCATCTAAATGCTGTGCTGAGGTAAAGATAGTCATCAAGCCTAAATTAAGCTGAATGAACAGTAGTACTAATACCAGCTTGTCCGAAAAGTTTGAGGTATTGGAGATACGATCATCAGTGAAGCGTCTCCATAACAGCATAACCATCCCAATCCAGCAGAACACCCCGGCAATACCACCGACCACTACCGCTAATACCTGCTTTCGTCCAGCACTAATAAAAGTTTCATAAACGAAATGCGGTGTTAATAGTCCAAACAAATGACCTAGTAGCACGACAATAATACCTACGTGAAATAAGTTACTCGCCCAGCGCATATTCTTGGTTCTGAGCATCTGTGAAGAGCCCGTTTTCCACGAATACTGCGATAAGTCAAAACGCACCCAAGTACCAACGATCGCGATGGCCAAAGCAATATAAGGATAAACACCAAAAAGGAATATCTGTAGCCAATTTAGGCTGGCTAGAGCCTCTAAACTAGGGCCTGCAATATTCATGTCTTTTCTCCTTATGAATGGTTGACTGGCTGTTTTTGTTTAAAATCCACCCAATGTACGGGAGCGTCAACGACTTTTGCAGGTGAGGTTTTGACCCCTGCTTTGGCTGCAAGATTAAGAGTACTGGTTTGTGAAGAGCAACGCTCCTCTTGCTGGGCATCTAGGAAGTCAACAACTTCTTCTTCCCACTCCTTATCTATAGCTTCAAAAGTATCATCACGCTTCTCTTTACTAATCTTTTCTTTATATTCTTCGATCATATCAAGTGGCTTGCCTGCAATTTGCAAGAGCGCATTGAAGCAGCCTTGATAAATACTGCCACGATCATCTAGTCTGGCAGCAAGCAGCGCAATAATATGACTGACATCAGCAATATCCATTCGAATCTGAATATCATCATTAATAACAGTAGCTTGATAAGCTAAGAACTCTAGATATAAAGGCAAGAAGTCTGGTAACTCTTTAACCCCGATCTCAAAGCCTGCCTCTTCATATTGGTTCATAAGATCAACCATAGCTTGACCGCGATCACGCGACTCCCCATGGACGTGCTCAAACAACCAAAGCGATAAAGAGCGTCCTCGTTCGAACAAGCCGTCGTAACGCGCTTGCGCCTCAAGAGATCCGGTGTCAATCAAGTCTTCAATCAAATCAATTATTTGAGTGCGAACTTCTGGGCTAATTAGTGTCGAGGTTGCTACGATCTCAGTACAATCAGCCAGATTGTCACCTACAAAAAGCTCACTGCTCGGATAGTCTATAAGTAAGCTTATTACCTTGAGTAGCTTAAGATCAGACTCACCAATATTAGGTGGCATCGTAGGCTCATCAACTGAGCTGGTATTAAGCGCAGGATTATGTAATTGAGTAGTTTGCATCTTATGACTCCCACTTTTGTACGGTATCAATGAAATCACGGCGGTTGGTTTTGCGTTGTCCAAACATACTGTTATCAGAATGTCCTGAACAGCCTTCACCAAAGGTAAAGCCGCAGCCATTACGCTCAGCAAAAGCATCACTTAATGCTTCTTCACGGTGCGCCGTTGGGATAACAAAACGGTCCTCGTAATTGGCAATGGCTAGATAACGATACATCTCTTCAACTTGTAGTTTAG
This sequence is a window from Psychrobacter jeotgali. Protein-coding genes within it:
- a CDS encoding globin domain-containing protein, with protein sequence MASPKTIEIVTATVPVLEEHGTAITTVFYQNMFNEHPELLDIFNETNQKLGRQQTALATTVLAAAKHLENLEALLPQVTQISHKHRALQILPEHYPIVGKHLLGAIKEVLGEAANDDIIDAWTQAYDEIADVFIQLEADMYEQAMWEGFVPFEVVAKTAAAQDIAAFTVVPINDESVDKSQHIDLEQLNLTAGQYITVKTDPEDSDHLALRHYSLYSTNTDKGIQFAVRRDNRNGHYGLVSNYLHDEVKVGDTILLSAPAGDFALNEDLVTQNEMPLVLISAGVGVTPILSMLEKQVTLNPQRPIIWIYACQNEQHHAFKSQVNELLESAATVEKHIFYFEDHQILDETYLATLPKPADIYVCGSMPFMESMIDGLIDLEHGADSVHYEPFGPKMSL
- the narI gene encoding respiratory nitrate reductase subunit gamma codes for the protein MNIAGPSLEALASLNWLQIFLFGVYPYIALAIAIVGTWVRFDLSQYSWKTGSSQMLRTKNMRWASNLFHVGIIVVLLGHLFGLLTPHFVYETFISAGRKQVLAVVVGGIAGVFCWIGMVMLLWRRFTDDRISNTSNFSDKLVLVLLFIQLNLGLMTIFTSAQHLDGLTMMNYAGWAQDITVLRPIQAAARIEQADLIYQIHMALGITLIMIFPFTRLIHIISAPVWYLGRRYQIVRQKKSQ
- the narJ gene encoding nitrate reductase molybdenum cofactor assembly chaperone — translated: MPPNIGESDLKLLKVISLLIDYPSSELFVGDNLADCTEIVATSTLISPEVRTQIIDLIEDLIDTGSLEAQARYDGLFERGRSLSLWLFEHVHGESRDRGQAMVDLMNQYEEAGFEIGVKELPDFLPLYLEFLAYQATVINDDIQIRMDIADVSHIIALLAARLDDRGSIYQGCFNALLQIAGKPLDMIEEYKEKISKEKRDDTFEAIDKEWEEEVVDFLDAQQEERCSSQTSTLNLAAKAGVKTSPAKVVDAPVHWVDFKQKQPVNHS